A stretch of the Aegilops tauschii subsp. strangulata cultivar AL8/78 chromosome 4, Aet v6.0, whole genome shotgun sequence genome encodes the following:
- the LOC109771688 gene encoding uncharacterized protein, whose amino-acid sequence MDSGDEFFFHHFLCSSDNSSSDDEDLVVAALVVHDHIRRQLPRYRGSVPGRAPNLNRNRERGHALLYVDYFANTPLFKLDKFRRRFRMTRHVFNRIREGVVAHDPYFECKTDALGKLGFSSYQKCTAAIRMLAYGIPGDLVDEYVRMSETTCLMSMYKFCQAVIEVFGPEYLRQSTVADTERLLATNAARGFTGMLGSIDCMHWEWKNCSHNDINVLQRSPVFARLAEGHSPPVNFEINGHQYNKGYYLVDGIYSHWSTFVKTISKPQGEKRKRFAQTQESARKDVERAFGVLQSWWGIVRNPALAWGERKLRKVMTACVIIHNMIVEDERDESIFDQGFDYQSENIKPLHQDPATFEQFVQFHREMRDWHTHLNLQNDLVEHVWDHIGNQ is encoded by the exons ATGGACAGTGGAGACGAGTTTTTCTTCCATCACTTCCTTTGTTCATCGGACAATTCGTCGTCGGATGATGAAGATCTTGTGGTGGCTGCACTGGTCGTTCACGACCACATTCGACGGCAGCTTCCTCGGTACAGGGGGTCAGTCCCTGGCCGTGCTCCCAACCTGAACCGCAACAGGGAGAGAGGCCACGCCCTGCTCTATGTCGATTACTTTGCGAACACCCCTCTTTTCAAGCTGGATAAATTTCGTCGCCGTTTTCGTATGACAAGGCATGTGTTCAATCGTATCCGAGAGGGAGTGGTTGCTCATGACCCATACTTCGAGTGCAAGACGGATGCCCTTGGCAAGCTTGGATTCTCCTCTTACCAGAAATGCACCGCGGCCATCCGCATGCTTGCATATGGAATTCCAGGCGATCTGGTGGATGAGTATGTGCGTATGAGTGAGACAACATGTCTGATGTCAATGTACAAGTTTTGCCAGGCTGTGATCGAGGTGTTTGGCCCAGAGTACTTGAGGCAGTCAACTGTCGCTGATACAGAGAGATTGTTGGCGACCAACGCAGCTAGAGGCTTTACAGgcatgcttggcagcatagattgtatgcactgggagtggaagaact GttctcacaatgatatcaacgtgctgcaGCGTTCTCCAGTCTTCGCAAGGCTTGCAGAAGGCCACTCCCCACCTGTCAACTTTGAGATCAACGGCCACCAGTACAACAAGGGATACTATCTAGTTGATGGTATATATTCTCACTGGTCAACTTTTGTGAAGACAATCTCAAAACCCCAAGGTGAGAAGAGAAAGAGATTTGCCCAAACgcaagagagtgctagaaagGATGTGGAACGTGCTTTTGGTGTGCTTCAATCCTGGTGGGGTATCGTTCGAAACCCTGCACTGGCATGGGGTGAAAGAAAGCTTCGgaaggtgatgactgcttgtgtgatcattcaCAACATGATCGTCGAGGACGAGCGTGATGAGAGTATCTTCGACCAAGGATTTGATTATCAAAGTGAAAATATTAAGCCCCTGCACCAAGACCCGGCCACATTTGAACAGTTTGTCCAATTCCACCGTGAGATGCGTGATTGGCACACTCATTTGAATCTTCAAAATGACTTGGTTGAGCACGTGTGGGATCACATTGGCAATCAATAA